In the Solibacillus sp. FSL K6-1523 genome, one interval contains:
- a CDS encoding globin domain-containing protein: MNRNYTIPYEELGAEKLSELLNAFYSRVAKHPLLIPIFPEDLTETIRKQIQFQTQYLGGPNLFTEEHGHPMMRARHMHFKITPDRAQAWLECMAEAMDEVGLDGKFREVYFKRLALTAHHMVNAPNDEEGFE, from the coding sequence ATGAATCGAAACTATACGATTCCTTACGAGGAACTCGGTGCTGAAAAGCTATCTGAACTATTAAACGCATTCTACTCTCGAGTGGCGAAGCACCCTTTACTTATTCCGATTTTTCCGGAAGATTTAACTGAAACAATTCGTAAACAAATACAATTTCAAACGCAGTATCTTGGAGGCCCTAATCTGTTTACAGAAGAACATGGTCACCCAATGATGCGCGCTAGACATATGCATTTTAAAATTACACCTGATCGTGCACAGGCATGGCTTGAATGTATGGCTGAGGCAATGGATGAAGTTGGCTTAGACGGTAAATTCCGCGAAGTCTATTTCAAACGCCTTGCATTAACTGCTCACCATATGGTCAACGCTCCGAATGATGAGGAGGGATTTGAGTGA